The following coding sequences lie in one Vicinamibacterales bacterium genomic window:
- a CDS encoding corrinoid protein — protein MTCRDLSEAVEEGAANLARERATALLAEGVEAEEVLRFGLLDAMERVGQRFKTSEIFVPEVLLAARAMQAGLSVIEPRLRRNAIGSRGTLLLGTVEGDLHSLGKNLVRIFAKSAGFTVIDLGVDVAPGVFLDAAKRHPEATVVGMSALLTTTMPIMRTVIERFEAEGLRSRFRFIVGGAPVSERYASEIGADGFGPDAATAADQLKAWASEQRPTAGRGA, from the coding sequence GTGACATGTCGCGACTTGTCCGAGGCAGTCGAAGAGGGCGCCGCAAACCTCGCGCGGGAGCGTGCGACGGCGCTCCTCGCCGAGGGCGTCGAGGCCGAGGAGGTTCTCCGGTTCGGGCTGCTCGACGCCATGGAACGAGTCGGGCAGCGATTCAAGACCAGTGAAATCTTCGTCCCCGAAGTACTGCTGGCCGCCCGGGCGATGCAGGCCGGATTGTCGGTCATCGAGCCGCGCCTCCGACGGAACGCGATCGGCTCACGCGGAACGCTGCTGCTCGGCACCGTCGAAGGCGATCTGCACAGTCTCGGCAAGAACCTCGTCCGGATCTTCGCCAAGTCAGCCGGCTTCACCGTGATCGATCTCGGCGTGGACGTTGCGCCCGGCGTCTTTCTCGATGCCGCGAAACGGCATCCGGAGGCCACCGTCGTCGGCATGTCCGCGCTGCTGACGACCACGATGCCGATCATGCGGACGGTGATCGAGCGGTTCGAGGCCGAAGGGCTCCGGAGCCGCTTCAGATTCATCGTCGGCGGCGCCCCCGTGTCAGAGCGCTACGCCTCAGAAATCGGTGCGGACGGATTCGGACCTGATGCGGCAACCGCCGCGGACCAACTGAAGGCGTGGGCGTCCGAACAACGCCCGACGGCCGGCCGCGGAGCCTGA